One window of Legionella pneumophila subsp. pneumophila str. Philadelphia 1 genomic DNA carries:
- the sidG gene encoding Dot/Icm T4SS effector SidG, which translates to MFLPKGGQKMSRSKDEVLEANDSLFGITVQTWGTNDRPSNGMMNFADQQFFGGDVGHASINMKLPVTDKTKQWIEKYCYSQTYDQFKKVKGNEDKTYEEYLKTAKRLIPVELKTQVTRKAQYDSNGNLVTTHEKAYEQIYFDIDWSWWPGRLQNTEDDMVWEREGKHFEYDEKWKEYLQPEQRVHRGKLGSRKMDYAPTSIIHQRDIPTSELEKITRDHKIHTIEEKLNVVKLLQSKIDEMPHTKMSPSMELMFKNLGINVEKLLDETKDNGVDPTNLEAMREYLTNRLTERKLELETELSEAKKEVDSTQVKNKVEDVYYDFEYKLNQVRKKMEEVNSQLEKMDSLLHKLEGNTSGPIPYTAEIDELMSVLPFLKEELELENGTLSPKSIENLIDHIDELKNELASKQEKKNERNLNLIKKYEELCEQYKDDEEGLEEALWEEGIDVEEVNSAKKDISKPAPEIQKLTDLQEQLRNHKESGVKLSSELEETLNSSVKMWKTKIDSPCQVISESSVKALVSKINSTRPELVKEKEQLPEQEESLSKEAKKAQEELIKIQEFSQFYSENSSAYMVIGLPPHHQVSLPLAVNGKRGLHPEAMLKKMHELVAGPEKKEFNLHTNNCSLTSIEVLSAGAQHDPLLHSIMGTRALGFFGTPQQVLENAKLTSKTINEGKKSNIFTPLVTASPLDRALGYAMSIYMDPEASKAKQNAGLALGVLVGLAKTPGIIIGSLLNPKQGFNDILNTLNLVYSRNSTGLKVGLTLMALPAMIVLAPLAAIQKGVEVIAETIAKPFKLIANLFKQKPESTDEITVSVGSKKVAEKEGSYSNTALAGLVNSKIKSKIDENTITVEFQKSPQKMIEEFESQLKENPGKVVVLSEKAHNAVLKFVSKSDDEALKQKFYDCCNQSVARSQKFAPKTRDEIDELVEEVTSTDKTELTTSPRQEPSMSSTIDEEENIDSEHQIETGTESTMRI; encoded by the coding sequence TTGTTTTTACCCAAAGGAGGACAGAAGATGTCCCGTTCGAAAGATGAAGTTTTAGAAGCAAATGATTCTCTCTTTGGTATTACAGTCCAAACATGGGGAACTAATGATCGACCGAGTAATGGAATGATGAATTTTGCTGATCAGCAATTTTTTGGTGGGGATGTAGGTCATGCTTCCATTAATATGAAATTACCTGTGACTGATAAGACAAAGCAATGGATAGAAAAATATTGTTATTCACAAACATATGATCAATTTAAGAAAGTAAAGGGTAATGAAGATAAAACCTATGAAGAGTATCTGAAGACCGCAAAACGACTTATACCTGTAGAGTTAAAAACGCAAGTTACGCGGAAAGCCCAATATGATTCAAATGGGAACCTTGTAACTACCCACGAGAAGGCTTATGAACAAATTTATTTTGACATAGATTGGAGTTGGTGGCCGGGAAGATTACAGAATACAGAAGATGACATGGTTTGGGAAAGAGAGGGAAAGCATTTTGAATACGACGAAAAATGGAAAGAATATCTACAGCCTGAACAAAGGGTGCATAGGGGTAAATTAGGCTCCAGAAAAATGGACTATGCTCCTACGTCAATTATACATCAAAGGGATATCCCTACCAGTGAACTAGAAAAGATTACACGTGATCATAAAATTCATACAATTGAAGAAAAACTAAATGTAGTAAAACTGTTACAAAGCAAAATTGATGAAATGCCTCATACAAAAATGAGCCCTTCAATGGAGCTAATGTTTAAAAACTTAGGCATTAATGTCGAAAAATTGCTTGATGAAACCAAAGACAATGGAGTAGATCCAACAAACTTAGAAGCAATGCGAGAATATTTAACAAACCGCCTGACAGAACGGAAATTGGAATTAGAAACTGAACTCTCTGAAGCTAAAAAAGAGGTAGACTCAACACAAGTTAAAAATAAAGTCGAAGATGTTTATTACGATTTTGAATACAAGTTAAATCAAGTACGTAAAAAAATGGAAGAAGTAAACTCTCAACTTGAAAAAATGGATAGTTTACTTCATAAGCTGGAGGGTAATACATCTGGACCCATTCCTTATACAGCTGAAATTGACGAACTGATGTCTGTCTTACCTTTTTTAAAAGAAGAATTAGAACTGGAAAATGGTACATTGTCACCCAAGTCCATTGAAAATTTGATCGATCATATTGATGAATTAAAAAATGAGCTTGCTAGCAAACAAGAGAAAAAAAATGAGAGAAATCTTAATTTAATTAAAAAATACGAAGAATTATGTGAGCAATATAAAGATGATGAAGAAGGACTGGAAGAGGCTCTATGGGAAGAAGGAATTGATGTTGAAGAGGTTAATTCTGCCAAGAAAGATATATCCAAACCTGCTCCAGAAATCCAAAAGTTAACCGATCTTCAAGAACAATTAAGAAATCATAAAGAATCAGGAGTAAAATTATCATCTGAACTTGAAGAAACTCTTAATTCTTCTGTAAAAATGTGGAAAACCAAAATTGACTCTCCATGCCAAGTTATATCAGAATCCTCTGTAAAAGCACTCGTAAGTAAAATAAATTCAACTCGTCCCGAGCTTGTAAAAGAAAAGGAACAGTTGCCAGAACAAGAAGAATCTCTAAGTAAAGAAGCAAAAAAGGCACAAGAAGAGTTAATAAAAATACAGGAATTTTCTCAATTTTACAGTGAAAATTCCAGTGCTTATATGGTAATTGGTTTACCACCTCATCATCAAGTGTCTTTACCTTTAGCTGTAAATGGCAAAAGGGGGTTACATCCAGAAGCTATGTTAAAAAAAATGCATGAGCTTGTAGCTGGTCCAGAAAAAAAAGAATTCAATTTACATACCAATAACTGCTCACTTACTTCGATAGAAGTATTATCTGCGGGAGCACAACATGATCCATTATTGCATTCAATAATGGGAACACGTGCCTTAGGTTTTTTTGGAACACCACAGCAGGTATTAGAAAATGCCAAACTAACAAGTAAAACCATTAATGAAGGGAAAAAAAGTAACATTTTTACACCATTAGTTACTGCAAGTCCATTAGACAGAGCATTAGGATATGCCATGTCAATATACATGGATCCTGAAGCCTCAAAAGCAAAACAAAATGCCGGCCTGGCTCTTGGTGTACTGGTTGGTTTAGCCAAAACACCAGGCATTATCATTGGCTCTTTGCTGAACCCCAAACAAGGTTTTAATGATATTTTAAATACTTTAAACCTCGTCTATAGTCGCAATTCTACTGGATTAAAAGTTGGATTAACCCTTATGGCCCTACCAGCAATGATAGTATTAGCTCCTTTAGCAGCAATACAAAAAGGTGTGGAAGTTATTGCTGAAACGATAGCCAAGCCATTTAAACTTATAGCAAATTTATTTAAACAAAAGCCTGAAAGCACTGATGAGATTACTGTTTCTGTAGGTAGTAAAAAAGTAGCTGAAAAGGAAGGTAGTTATTCTAATACTGCGTTAGCTGGATTGGTTAATAGTAAAATAAAATCAAAAATTGATGAAAATACCATTACAGTAGAATTTCAAAAATCGCCTCAAAAAATGATAGAAGAATTTGAATCACAATTAAAAGAAAATCCTGGAAAAGTTGTTGTATTAAGTGAAAAAGCACATAATGCCGTCCTAAAATTTGTATCAAAAAGTGATGATGAAGCACTAAAACAGAAATTTTATGATTGTTGTAACCAATCGGTAGCACGTAGCCAGAAATTCGCACCCAAGACTAGGGATGAAATTGATGAATTGGTGGAAGAAGTTACATCTACTGATAAAACGGAATTAACTACAAGTCCCAGACAAGAACCATCGATGAGCTCTACTATTGATGAGGAAGAAAACATCGATTCAGAACATCAAATAGAAACTGGAACTGAAAGTACGATGCGCATATAA
- a CDS encoding tetratricopeptide repeat protein, producing MRSFLLALLLAINTVVLADELVGFAAFENGDYTTAYPHLMQAAKEGNEEAMYLLGRMYQYGYGVTTNYEEARNWYQKAADKNNALAQLSLGFMYDTGKGVSQDFTEAFKWYMKAAEQGNPIAQRNIGLMYATGDGVAASDDKAFNWFKKAAEQGYSKAQVNLGYQYMMGKGTPKDVKKAFEWYQKAAEQGDEKGEYSLGLLYTGQEGGIGADDKAAFYWFSQAANHGHVNAQTYLAYYYLKGYGVDADPVKAAYWYQSAAEKGQPEAQAQLGQLLLTGTGVDKDYQQAAYWFGKSAHQGNPIGQAKLGYMYLAGLGVNKSLVKAYAWLKIAAENKNEEAAKQLKSLEAKLTEPEKLEAEKMIKDLGPLESKENYED from the coding sequence ATGAGAAGTTTTTTGTTAGCTCTATTATTGGCGATTAACACCGTTGTTTTGGCCGATGAGTTAGTTGGTTTTGCAGCATTTGAAAATGGCGACTACACCACAGCCTATCCACATTTAATGCAGGCAGCCAAAGAAGGTAATGAGGAAGCCATGTATTTATTGGGGCGCATGTATCAATACGGATATGGTGTGACAACTAATTACGAAGAAGCCAGAAATTGGTATCAAAAGGCAGCTGATAAAAATAATGCATTGGCTCAATTAAGTTTGGGATTTATGTACGATACAGGTAAGGGGGTATCTCAGGATTTTACTGAGGCCTTCAAATGGTATATGAAGGCAGCAGAGCAAGGAAATCCGATAGCACAAAGAAATATCGGATTAATGTATGCCACAGGGGATGGCGTAGCTGCCAGTGATGATAAAGCATTCAACTGGTTTAAAAAGGCGGCAGAACAAGGCTATAGCAAGGCACAAGTGAATTTGGGTTATCAATACATGATGGGTAAAGGAACTCCAAAAGATGTAAAAAAAGCATTTGAATGGTATCAAAAAGCGGCAGAGCAGGGGGATGAAAAGGGCGAATACAGTCTAGGTCTATTGTATACAGGCCAGGAAGGTGGGATTGGTGCGGATGATAAAGCCGCTTTTTACTGGTTTTCACAAGCAGCCAATCATGGACATGTCAACGCACAAACCTATTTAGCTTACTACTATCTTAAAGGGTATGGTGTAGATGCTGATCCTGTGAAAGCAGCTTATTGGTATCAATCTGCAGCAGAAAAGGGGCAACCTGAAGCACAGGCACAATTAGGACAATTGTTATTGACTGGTACAGGTGTTGATAAAGATTACCAACAGGCAGCTTACTGGTTTGGTAAGTCAGCACATCAGGGAAATCCTATTGGACAAGCCAAGTTGGGGTACATGTATTTAGCAGGATTAGGAGTCAACAAGAGCTTGGTTAAAGCTTACGCCTGGTTAAAAATTGCTGCTGAAAATAAAAATGAGGAAGCGGCAAAGCAACTTAAATCTTTGGAAGCCAAGTTGACCGAACCTGAAAAATTGGAAGCAGAGAAAATGATCAAGGATTTGGGCCCATTAGAAAGCAAAGAGAATTATGAGGACTAA
- a CDS encoding sensor domain-containing protein yields MINIIKNRNKKNHTASTELKSKIKKEQVKLLFDQVGMAISGEALTVTILPIALWSVTNHELLIIWMIFTYVFSDLYKSMLLFYYNKQPTLFSTEKWLFLFNLGVVSSGLAWGFASSIMIPASSTLHQIFVVFLITGVTAAANSLYSPVRLSYFLFLVTAFVPFTIWLFSKGQVYLLLGFCGIIYLGIMLFISYYSNRILINTLKMRFKISNLNSTKDILEKKVADRTKELEKILALTKSTLESTADGILVVDLKGNIEFCNQQFLKMWGIAPGFIDSHNDTETIQYVLNQLKNPEEFLKQIKELYNNPKQESFDELHFKDGKIFERYSQPHWLDNKIIGRVWSFRDETLRTRLAYQANHDSLTGLPNRTALYDRLDHAINYCKRLNTSLSVLFLDIDNFKLINDSLGHDAGDILLYEFSRRLKGCIRHSDTVARFGGDEFVLLLMTTEPKDVILIAQNILKAVAQPIKLPTQEVIVTTSIGISLFPKDGIDASTLLKNSDTAMYLAKKEGRNNFQFYNNSINQQSLKRLEIQTQIHNAIKNNEFFILYQPIYNLRSGELVGAEALIRWGHPAIGLLSPDEFIPIAEETGLINQVGEWVLRNACVQNKTWQLMGLPHISISVNVSWRQLKNSNFIEIAESVLKESRLDPQYLEIEFTESTMIQKSTPIDSTLIKISQLGIKMAIDDFGTGYSNLSYLKTFPFDKLKIDRSFIQNCTTNPNDASIVEAIIAMAHSLELKVLAEGVDTIDKAFFMHQHGCDEVQGFLYGLPVKADKFVKLMQKTKIRHSKFINKT; encoded by the coding sequence ATGATTAATATTATTAAAAACAGAAACAAGAAAAACCATACTGCTTCCACTGAGTTGAAATCAAAAATTAAGAAGGAGCAGGTCAAACTGCTTTTTGATCAAGTTGGTATGGCTATATCAGGTGAAGCTTTAACAGTAACTATACTACCTATTGCATTATGGTCTGTTACAAATCATGAGCTGCTTATTATTTGGATGATTTTTACTTATGTTTTTTCAGATCTTTATAAAAGCATGCTGCTCTTCTATTACAATAAACAACCAACATTATTTTCAACCGAAAAATGGTTGTTCCTTTTTAACTTGGGTGTTGTAAGTTCTGGCTTGGCATGGGGATTTGCCAGTTCAATTATGATTCCAGCCTCAAGTACATTGCATCAAATCTTTGTCGTTTTTCTTATTACAGGAGTTACAGCAGCAGCCAATTCGCTCTATTCACCTGTGCGATTATCCTATTTTTTATTTCTGGTCACTGCTTTTGTTCCTTTCACTATATGGTTATTTTCAAAAGGACAAGTTTATTTATTGTTGGGGTTTTGCGGCATTATTTATTTGGGGATTATGTTGTTTATTTCATATTACTCAAACAGGATTTTGATTAATACCTTAAAAATGCGCTTTAAAATCTCTAATTTGAATTCAACCAAAGATATTTTAGAAAAAAAAGTAGCGGACAGAACCAAAGAATTGGAAAAAATCTTGGCTTTAACCAAATCAACTTTAGAGTCAACAGCGGATGGTATTTTAGTTGTTGATCTCAAAGGTAATATTGAATTCTGCAATCAGCAATTTCTCAAGATGTGGGGAATTGCTCCAGGGTTTATTGACAGTCATAATGACACAGAAACAATTCAATATGTATTGAATCAGCTTAAAAATCCGGAAGAATTTTTAAAACAAATTAAAGAACTATACAATAATCCAAAGCAGGAAAGCTTTGATGAATTGCATTTCAAAGACGGTAAAATCTTTGAGAGATACTCACAACCACATTGGTTAGACAATAAAATTATAGGGCGTGTTTGGAGTTTTAGAGATGAGACATTAAGAACCAGATTAGCTTATCAAGCCAATCATGATTCTCTAACTGGTTTACCCAATCGTACAGCTCTATACGATCGCCTGGATCACGCGATTAATTACTGTAAACGATTAAACACCTCATTATCGGTATTATTTCTGGATATTGATAATTTTAAGTTAATTAATGACAGCCTGGGCCATGATGCCGGTGATATATTATTGTATGAATTTTCCAGGCGTCTTAAAGGATGCATACGTCATAGCGATACAGTTGCTCGATTTGGCGGTGATGAGTTTGTTTTGTTATTGATGACCACTGAACCTAAAGATGTTATTCTAATAGCGCAAAACATTTTAAAAGCTGTAGCGCAACCTATCAAATTGCCTACCCAGGAAGTCATAGTGACGACAAGTATAGGAATTAGCCTTTTCCCTAAAGATGGCATTGATGCAAGCACCTTACTCAAAAATTCCGATACCGCAATGTACCTGGCTAAAAAGGAAGGGCGCAATAATTTCCAATTTTATAATAATTCGATCAATCAACAATCGCTCAAACGCCTTGAGATACAAACACAGATACACAATGCAATTAAAAATAATGAATTTTTTATTCTTTACCAGCCCATTTATAATTTACGTAGCGGTGAATTAGTAGGTGCCGAAGCCCTGATACGTTGGGGGCATCCTGCAATAGGACTCCTCTCTCCGGATGAATTTATTCCTATTGCTGAAGAAACCGGGTTGATTAACCAAGTTGGCGAGTGGGTGTTAAGAAATGCCTGTGTTCAAAATAAAACCTGGCAACTTATGGGGTTACCGCATATTAGTATTTCCGTTAATGTCTCATGGAGACAGTTAAAAAATAGCAATTTTATCGAGATTGCAGAATCTGTATTAAAAGAATCCAGACTAGATCCTCAGTATTTGGAAATTGAATTCACCGAAAGTACTATGATACAAAAATCAACGCCCATTGATTCAACGTTAATAAAAATTTCCCAGTTGGGCATTAAAATGGCAATTGATGACTTTGGTACCGGTTACTCAAATTTAAGTTATTTAAAGACTTTCCCCTTCGATAAACTTAAAATTGATCGTTCATTTATTCAAAACTGCACCACTAACCCAAATGATGCCTCCATAGTTGAAGCAATTATTGCCATGGCCCATAGCCTGGAACTCAAAGTATTGGCAGAAGGAGTTGACACGATTGATAAAGCGTTTTTTATGCATCAACATGGCTGTGATGAAGTACAAGGTTTCCTTTATGGCCTACCTGTTAAAGCTGATAAGTTTGTGAAATTAATGCAAAAAACTAAAATCCGCCATTCAAAATTTATTAATAAAACATAA
- the lspK gene encoding GspK family T2SS minor pseudopilin variant LspK — MFMSSPPSKSIASSKMQGSALLTALFIMTLVAIVATAMSTRLQQDIYRTRLVIAQDKLYLASQAVTFWALNELLDKNNHFTKTNQLGMVAQYPKNMESIYNQVQLSGGIFDLQARFNLNNLIEKKSIPTLMHLISHAYSKATGQERANIALGVKHWLLAYDLGRGEDIYTSYYLSQKPPYYPSHQLIKSKSEFRLIKDVSAPAYIALEPFITALPESTSININTAPKQILMSLGDGLSDAQANELITARGENGITDLKEINELLKKFNIPSDQITVESQYYLSVAYAKNDEFSLVVYSLLKRSRDRKGKLLTSVIRESINNF, encoded by the coding sequence ATGTTTATGAGTAGCCCACCTTCAAAATCCATTGCCAGTTCTAAAATGCAAGGAAGCGCTCTTTTAACGGCTCTATTTATTATGACATTGGTTGCTATAGTTGCCACTGCCATGAGCACACGATTACAACAGGACATTTACAGAACAAGACTAGTGATTGCTCAGGATAAACTATATCTTGCTTCTCAGGCAGTTACTTTCTGGGCACTCAATGAATTACTTGATAAGAACAACCACTTTACAAAAACCAACCAGTTAGGGATGGTAGCCCAATACCCTAAAAATATGGAATCCATATATAATCAAGTTCAATTAAGTGGTGGAATTTTTGATTTACAAGCACGATTTAACCTCAATAACCTGATTGAGAAAAAATCTATTCCCACTTTAATGCACCTGATAAGCCACGCCTACTCAAAGGCAACCGGCCAAGAACGTGCTAATATAGCCTTGGGAGTAAAGCATTGGTTGCTTGCTTATGATCTTGGCCGAGGAGAAGATATTTATACCTCTTATTATCTCTCCCAGAAACCTCCTTACTATCCCAGCCATCAACTTATAAAAAGTAAATCTGAATTTCGATTGATAAAAGATGTAAGTGCACCCGCTTATATTGCCCTTGAACCTTTTATCACAGCCTTGCCTGAATCAACGAGCATCAACATTAATACTGCCCCAAAGCAAATATTGATGTCATTAGGAGATGGATTAAGTGACGCCCAGGCAAATGAATTAATAACTGCTCGTGGGGAAAATGGTATCACTGATCTGAAAGAGATCAACGAGTTATTAAAAAAATTCAATATTCCCAGTGACCAAATAACCGTTGAAAGTCAATATTATCTCAGCGTTGCCTATGCAAAGAATGATGAATTTAGTTTAGTTGTGTATTCTTTATTAAAACGTAGTCGTGACAGAAAGGGTAAGTTATTAACAAGCGTCATTAGAGAGAGTATTAATAATTTTTGA
- the lspJ gene encoding GspJ family T2SS minor pseudopilin variant LspJ, producing the protein MIKNKGFTLIEILIALTVFAILATITSSTLYYAFNTRTRVNAQAERLNALQLAISIIQQDTSQTVERAIRGNEMRLFPIFVGQPQYLELTRDGVVNPNSTEKRSTLERVALVCQDSKLLRRTWNTLDPIDRNIYKDKVLLDNLSECHFNYLNQNLQLLSEWREQAVNQNQQREPLPKAIQMNLTLKDWGDMNMLFIIPGALYVYE; encoded by the coding sequence ATGATTAAAAATAAAGGATTTACACTGATTGAGATATTAATTGCTCTTACTGTTTTTGCTATATTAGCAACTATTACCTCCTCAACCTTATACTACGCATTCAATACTCGAACCCGAGTTAACGCGCAGGCTGAACGCTTAAATGCACTTCAGCTGGCAATAAGTATCATTCAACAAGATACTTCCCAAACAGTGGAACGTGCTATAAGAGGTAATGAAATGCGCCTGTTTCCAATATTTGTTGGTCAACCCCAATACCTTGAACTAACCAGGGATGGAGTAGTAAACCCCAACAGTACTGAGAAACGCAGCACCTTGGAACGCGTCGCACTTGTTTGCCAGGATAGCAAATTACTGCGCCGCACATGGAATACTTTAGATCCTATTGACAGAAATATCTATAAAGACAAAGTACTTCTGGATAATTTGTCTGAATGTCATTTCAACTATTTAAATCAAAATTTACAGCTTCTCTCCGAGTGGCGAGAACAGGCAGTCAATCAAAATCAGCAAAGAGAACCTCTTCCCAAAGCAATCCAAATGAATCTCACTTTAAAGGACTGGGGAGATATGAACATGCTTTTTATCATACCCGGAGCACTCTATGTTTATGAGTAG
- the lspI gene encoding GspI family T2SS minor pseudopilin variant LspI — protein sequence MMPKTKLVSGFTLIEVLLALTVIAIALTALLKATAQNIDNTHRIKEKTISHWVAMQGIAMIQLNLLRTSQSQESTQATTMLGQKWYWRAKISPTPIKRMQQITISVSSKQAGPFREELIAFRYLP from the coding sequence ATGATGCCGAAAACTAAACTAGTCTCCGGATTTACTTTGATAGAAGTCTTATTGGCTCTTACTGTCATTGCAATTGCTTTAACAGCGCTTTTAAAAGCAACTGCTCAAAATATAGACAACACGCATAGAATTAAAGAAAAAACAATTAGTCATTGGGTAGCAATGCAAGGGATAGCGATGATCCAATTAAATCTGCTGCGCACTTCTCAAAGCCAAGAATCAACGCAAGCAACCACCATGCTGGGACAAAAGTGGTACTGGAGAGCTAAAATTAGCCCGACCCCTATAAAACGAATGCAACAGATAACCATTTCAGTCAGTTCCAAACAAGCAGGTCCCTTTCGAGAAGAACTCATTGCATTCAGGTACTTGCCATGA
- the lspH gene encoding GspH family T2SS minor pseudopilin variant LspH, whose amino-acid sequence MTTHKGFTLIEILIVIVIIGITLGFALIAFGDFGESRRIQFSAEQLANTLSLAQQQAILESSTLGLKIDNSSYQILKFQDQAGWNPISNKGIFKLYYFPKNVVISLKTNLKHSRGNPAIIIAPSGDMTPFTIEFGTDKEKWIAKLTGSHNGDLDFTMAKSQ is encoded by the coding sequence ATGACCACTCATAAGGGTTTTACCCTGATAGAAATTCTTATTGTCATAGTGATTATAGGTATAACCTTGGGGTTTGCCTTAATCGCTTTTGGTGATTTCGGAGAAAGCAGACGTATACAATTTTCAGCTGAACAATTGGCAAATACCCTAAGCCTGGCTCAACAACAAGCCATTTTAGAAAGCAGTACCCTTGGGTTAAAAATAGATAATAGCAGTTACCAAATTCTTAAGTTTCAGGACCAGGCGGGATGGAATCCCATATCGAACAAAGGAATTTTTAAACTCTACTATTTTCCCAAAAACGTTGTGATTAGCCTTAAAACAAATCTAAAACATAGCCGGGGGAACCCTGCAATCATAATAGCACCATCTGGTGACATGACCCCTTTTACTATAGAATTTGGCACAGATAAGGAAAAATGGATAGCCAAACTTACAGGCAGCCATAATGGTGATTTGGATTTTACCATGGCAAAATCTCAATGA
- the lspG gene encoding GspG family T2SS major pseudopilin variant LspG, whose protein sequence is MNRQKGFSLIEIMVVVVILGILASIVVPKIMGRPDEARKVKAKQDVLAIQNALDLYKLDNGSYPTTDQGLMALVEKPTSNPVPTNWKQYLKSLPKDPWGREYLYLNPGQHTDVDVFTYGAAGQPGGTGINAEIGNWDDHS, encoded by the coding sequence ATGAATCGACAAAAAGGCTTTTCTTTGATCGAAATTATGGTTGTTGTCGTGATTTTAGGTATATTGGCATCTATAGTTGTCCCCAAGATCATGGGGCGTCCGGATGAAGCCCGTAAAGTCAAAGCGAAACAAGATGTTTTAGCCATTCAAAATGCACTCGATTTATACAAACTTGATAATGGTTCATACCCTACAACTGATCAAGGTTTAATGGCTCTGGTAGAAAAACCAACAAGCAATCCTGTTCCAACGAATTGGAAACAATATCTGAAATCATTGCCAAAAGATCCATGGGGCAGAGAATATCTTTATTTAAACCCAGGACAACATACTGACGTTGATGTCTTTACTTATGGAGCAGCAGGACAACCTGGCGGAACAGGGATTAATGCGGAGATTGGTAACTGGGATGACCACTCATAA
- the lspF gene encoding GspF family T2SS innner membrane protein variant LspF — MGAYQYQALKVNGSISKGVIEADSERHARQLLREQGLIPTQVQTLTQQRAASSKSKVSAADLALLTRQLATLLAAGIPVEESLRGVSEQTEKDKVRELIIGVRSKVLEGYGLAQAMAQYPNAFPELYRATVGSGEQTGRLDVVLEKLADYTEKQQQTRQKVQQALIYPLLMIIVSTAIISFLLTFVVPKIIDVFTESGQTLPPMTKLLINLSQFIKSYGLYSLVTIIVALIGFKKSLSNIKIKTAWHQFMLKLPIVSYLVKTINVARYIHTFGILFAAGVSVLETMRVSSSLVTNIVMRQAFDFATLRVREGSGISEALKETKFISPMAIHLIASGEKSGQLSDMMERSASHLDNEVNRLIETSLTLLEPMVILLMGAVVLFIVLATLLPIFSMEQLVA, encoded by the coding sequence ATGGGCGCCTACCAATATCAAGCGCTAAAAGTGAATGGCAGCATTAGCAAAGGTGTAATAGAAGCTGATTCTGAACGCCATGCACGTCAATTATTGCGAGAACAAGGACTAATCCCTACTCAAGTCCAAACATTAACCCAGCAACGTGCTGCCAGCAGCAAAAGTAAAGTTTCTGCGGCTGATTTGGCATTACTCACGAGACAGCTGGCAACACTTCTGGCTGCCGGTATTCCTGTTGAAGAATCATTGCGCGGGGTCAGCGAACAAACAGAAAAAGACAAAGTCAGAGAGCTTATTATCGGAGTTCGCTCTAAAGTATTGGAAGGGTATGGTCTTGCTCAGGCAATGGCTCAATATCCCAATGCCTTTCCAGAACTATACCGGGCAACAGTTGGCTCAGGCGAGCAGACAGGGCGTCTTGATGTCGTTTTAGAAAAATTAGCTGATTATACTGAAAAACAACAACAAACTCGACAGAAAGTGCAACAAGCCTTGATTTACCCATTGCTCATGATCATTGTTTCTACTGCCATTATCAGTTTTTTACTTACTTTTGTCGTCCCTAAAATTATTGATGTGTTTACCGAAAGTGGCCAAACACTACCACCAATGACGAAATTGCTTATTAACTTGAGCCAATTTATCAAATCTTATGGTTTGTATAGTCTAGTGACAATAATTGTGGCTCTGATTGGATTTAAAAAAAGCCTCAGTAATATAAAAATTAAAACAGCATGGCATCAATTCATGCTTAAACTACCTATCGTGTCTTATTTGGTTAAAACAATTAATGTCGCACGATATATTCACACGTTTGGAATTCTATTTGCAGCAGGAGTCAGTGTACTTGAAACCATGCGTGTTTCTTCAAGTTTGGTAACCAATATCGTGATGAGACAGGCTTTTGATTTCGCTACTCTACGAGTCCGTGAAGGAAGTGGAATCAGTGAAGCCCTCAAAGAAACAAAATTCATTAGCCCTATGGCTATCCATCTCATAGCCAGTGGTGAGAAAAGCGGCCAACTTTCAGACATGATGGAACGCTCAGCGTCTCATTTAGATAATGAAGTAAACCGACTGATTGAAACATCCTTAACTTTATTAGAACCTATGGTTATTCTATTAATGGGTGCTGTTGTTTTGTTTATTGTACTTGCGACCTTATTACCTATTTTTTCAATGGAACAATTAGTTGCCTGA